A single Oncorhynchus mykiss isolate Arlee chromosome 24, USDA_OmykA_1.1, whole genome shotgun sequence DNA region contains:
- the LOC110504001 gene encoding SH3 domain-binding glutamic acid-rich protein isoform X4 has protein sequence MVIKVFLASSSGSTAIKKKQQDVLGFLEALKVDYAPLDIACSEDNRMWMRENVPVEKKPTNGIPLPPQIFNEESYCGDYETFFDAKEDNAVYAFLGLPPPPGSKEAKEAYLLENGPVENGTIVNGTDDAEDEENLEAEEENIDDDTLKREVPMEECNGDEHTEEVEAEVGGETGEEASEEAAEEKAAEEKEAVEDTEESLENTKAPVKEEEAQEEVEDEEAKGEDDQPVSEEEEELRQLEEEEEEEVTEEAEEEEDE, from the exons ATCAAAAAGAAGCAACAGGATGTGCTTGGGTTCCTGGAGGCCCTGAAAGTGGACTACGCTCCATTGGACATTGCCTGCAGTGAGGACAACCGCATGTGGATGAGGGAAAATGTCCCTGTGGAGAAAAAGCCCACCAACGGGATCCCTCTACCCCCTCAGATCTTCAACGAAGAGAGCTACTGTGGG GACTACGAGACATTCTTTGACGCCAAAGAAGACAATGCGGTATATGCCTTCCTGGGTCTGCCACCTCCTCCAGGTTCCAAG GAAGCGAAAGAGGCATATCTCCTTGAAAATGGGCCTGTTGAGAATGGAACCATTGTAAATGGAACTGATGATGCTGAGGATGAAGAGAACCTTGAAGCGGAGGAGGAGAACATTGATGATGACACACTA AAAAGAGAGGTTCCGATGGAGGAGTGCAATGGAGATGAACACACAGAGGAGGTGGAAGCAGAGGTgggaggagaaacaggagaggaagCATCAGAAGAGGCCGCAGAAGAGAAGGCGGCAGAGGAGAAGGAGGCAGTCGAAGACACAGAGGAATCCTTAGAGAACACT AAGGCCCCCGTGAAGGAGGAAGAAGCCCAG GaggaagtagaggatgaagaggcTAAG GGAGAAGATGATCAGCCGGTTTCTGAG GAGGAAGAAGAGCTGCGACAGCTTGAG gaggaagaagaagaagaagtgacagaGGAAGCAGAG gaagaagaggatgagtag
- the LOC110504001 gene encoding SH3 domain-binding glutamic acid-rich-like protein isoform X17 — MVIKVFLASSSGSTAIKKKQQDVLGFLEALKVDYAPLDIACSEDNRMWMRENVPVEKKPTNGIPLPPQIFNEESYCGDYETFFDAKEDNAVYAFLGLPPPPGSKEAKEAYLLENGPVENGTIVNGTDDAEDEENLEAEEENIDDDTLKAPVKEEEAQEEVEDEEAKGEDDQPVSEEEEELRQLEEEEAPEEEEEEEVTEEAEQEEEDE, encoded by the exons ATCAAAAAGAAGCAACAGGATGTGCTTGGGTTCCTGGAGGCCCTGAAAGTGGACTACGCTCCATTGGACATTGCCTGCAGTGAGGACAACCGCATGTGGATGAGGGAAAATGTCCCTGTGGAGAAAAAGCCCACCAACGGGATCCCTCTACCCCCTCAGATCTTCAACGAAGAGAGCTACTGTGGG GACTACGAGACATTCTTTGACGCCAAAGAAGACAATGCGGTATATGCCTTCCTGGGTCTGCCACCTCCTCCAGGTTCCAAG GAAGCGAAAGAGGCATATCTCCTTGAAAATGGGCCTGTTGAGAATGGAACCATTGTAAATGGAACTGATGATGCTGAGGATGAAGAGAACCTTGAAGCGGAGGAGGAGAACATTGATGATGACACACTA AAGGCCCCCGTGAAGGAGGAAGAAGCCCAG GaggaagtagaggatgaagaggcTAAG GGAGAAGATGATCAGCCGGTTTCTGAG GAGGAAGAAGAGCTGCGACAGCTTGAG GAAGAAGAGGCCCCAGAG gaggaagaagaagaagaagtgacagaGGAAGCAGAG caggaagaagaggatgagtag
- the LOC110504001 gene encoding SH3 domain-binding glutamic acid-rich protein isoform X5 has product MVIKVFLASSSGSTAIKKKQQDVLGFLEALKVDYAPLDIACSEDNRMWMRENVPVEKKPTNGIPLPPQIFNEESYCGDYETFFDAKEDNAVYAFLGLPPPPGSKEAKEAYLLENGPVENGTIVNGTDDAEDEENLEAEEENIDDDTLKREVPMEECNGDEHTEEVEAEVGGETGEEASEEAAEEKAAEEKEAVEDTEESLENTKAPVKEEEAQEEVEDEEAKGEDDQPVSEEEEAPEEEEEEEVTEEAEQEEEDE; this is encoded by the exons ATCAAAAAGAAGCAACAGGATGTGCTTGGGTTCCTGGAGGCCCTGAAAGTGGACTACGCTCCATTGGACATTGCCTGCAGTGAGGACAACCGCATGTGGATGAGGGAAAATGTCCCTGTGGAGAAAAAGCCCACCAACGGGATCCCTCTACCCCCTCAGATCTTCAACGAAGAGAGCTACTGTGGG GACTACGAGACATTCTTTGACGCCAAAGAAGACAATGCGGTATATGCCTTCCTGGGTCTGCCACCTCCTCCAGGTTCCAAG GAAGCGAAAGAGGCATATCTCCTTGAAAATGGGCCTGTTGAGAATGGAACCATTGTAAATGGAACTGATGATGCTGAGGATGAAGAGAACCTTGAAGCGGAGGAGGAGAACATTGATGATGACACACTA AAAAGAGAGGTTCCGATGGAGGAGTGCAATGGAGATGAACACACAGAGGAGGTGGAAGCAGAGGTgggaggagaaacaggagaggaagCATCAGAAGAGGCCGCAGAAGAGAAGGCGGCAGAGGAGAAGGAGGCAGTCGAAGACACAGAGGAATCCTTAGAGAACACT AAGGCCCCCGTGAAGGAGGAAGAAGCCCAG GaggaagtagaggatgaagaggcTAAG GGAGAAGATGATCAGCCGGTTTCTGAG GAAGAAGAGGCCCCAGAG gaggaagaagaagaagaagtgacagaGGAAGCAGAG caggaagaagaggatgagtag
- the LOC110504001 gene encoding SH3 domain-binding glutamic acid-rich-like protein isoform X41 gives MVIKVFLASSSGSTAIKKKQQDVLGFLEALKVDYAPLDIACSEDNRMWMRENVPVEKKPTNGIPLPPQIFNEESYCGDYETFFDAKEDNAVYAFLGLPPPPGSKKAPVKEEEAQEEVEDEEAKGEDDQPVSEEEEAPEQEEEDE, from the exons ATCAAAAAGAAGCAACAGGATGTGCTTGGGTTCCTGGAGGCCCTGAAAGTGGACTACGCTCCATTGGACATTGCCTGCAGTGAGGACAACCGCATGTGGATGAGGGAAAATGTCCCTGTGGAGAAAAAGCCCACCAACGGGATCCCTCTACCCCCTCAGATCTTCAACGAAGAGAGCTACTGTGGG GACTACGAGACATTCTTTGACGCCAAAGAAGACAATGCGGTATATGCCTTCCTGGGTCTGCCACCTCCTCCAGGTTCCAAG AAGGCCCCCGTGAAGGAGGAAGAAGCCCAG GaggaagtagaggatgaagaggcTAAG GGAGAAGATGATCAGCCGGTTTCTGAG GAAGAAGAGGCCCCAGAG caggaagaagaggatgagtag
- the LOC110504001 gene encoding SH3 domain-binding glutamic acid-rich protein isoform X9 codes for MVIKVFLASSSGSTAIKKKQQDVLGFLEALKVDYAPLDIACSEDNRMWMRENVPVEKKPTNGIPLPPQIFNEESYCGDYETFFDAKEDNAVYAFLGLPPPPGSKEAKEAYLLENGPVENGTIVNGTDDAEDEENLEAEEENIDDDTLKREVPMEECNGDEHTEEVEAEVGGETGEEASEEAAEEKAAEEKEAVEDTEESLENTKAPVKEEEAQEEVEDEEAKEEEELRQLEEEEEEEVTEEAEQEEEDE; via the exons ATCAAAAAGAAGCAACAGGATGTGCTTGGGTTCCTGGAGGCCCTGAAAGTGGACTACGCTCCATTGGACATTGCCTGCAGTGAGGACAACCGCATGTGGATGAGGGAAAATGTCCCTGTGGAGAAAAAGCCCACCAACGGGATCCCTCTACCCCCTCAGATCTTCAACGAAGAGAGCTACTGTGGG GACTACGAGACATTCTTTGACGCCAAAGAAGACAATGCGGTATATGCCTTCCTGGGTCTGCCACCTCCTCCAGGTTCCAAG GAAGCGAAAGAGGCATATCTCCTTGAAAATGGGCCTGTTGAGAATGGAACCATTGTAAATGGAACTGATGATGCTGAGGATGAAGAGAACCTTGAAGCGGAGGAGGAGAACATTGATGATGACACACTA AAAAGAGAGGTTCCGATGGAGGAGTGCAATGGAGATGAACACACAGAGGAGGTGGAAGCAGAGGTgggaggagaaacaggagaggaagCATCAGAAGAGGCCGCAGAAGAGAAGGCGGCAGAGGAGAAGGAGGCAGTCGAAGACACAGAGGAATCCTTAGAGAACACT AAGGCCCCCGTGAAGGAGGAAGAAGCCCAG GaggaagtagaggatgaagaggcTAAG GAGGAAGAAGAGCTGCGACAGCTTGAG gaggaagaagaagaagaagtgacagaGGAAGCAGAG caggaagaagaggatgagtag
- the LOC110504001 gene encoding SH3 domain-binding glutamic acid-rich-like protein isoform X32: MVIKVFLASSSGSTAIKKKQQDVLGFLEALKVDYAPLDIACSEDNRMWMRENVPVEKKPTNGIPLPPQIFNEESYCGDYETFFDAKEDNAVYAFLGLPPPPGSKKAPVKEEEAQEEVEDEEAKGEDDQPVSEEEEELRQLEEEEEEEVTEEAEQEEEDE; this comes from the exons ATCAAAAAGAAGCAACAGGATGTGCTTGGGTTCCTGGAGGCCCTGAAAGTGGACTACGCTCCATTGGACATTGCCTGCAGTGAGGACAACCGCATGTGGATGAGGGAAAATGTCCCTGTGGAGAAAAAGCCCACCAACGGGATCCCTCTACCCCCTCAGATCTTCAACGAAGAGAGCTACTGTGGG GACTACGAGACATTCTTTGACGCCAAAGAAGACAATGCGGTATATGCCTTCCTGGGTCTGCCACCTCCTCCAGGTTCCAAG AAGGCCCCCGTGAAGGAGGAAGAAGCCCAG GaggaagtagaggatgaagaggcTAAG GGAGAAGATGATCAGCCGGTTTCTGAG GAGGAAGAAGAGCTGCGACAGCTTGAG gaggaagaagaagaagaagtgacagaGGAAGCAGAG caggaagaagaggatgagtag
- the LOC110504001 gene encoding SH3 domain-binding glutamic acid-rich-like protein isoform X23 produces the protein MVIKVFLASSSGSTAIKKKQQDVLGFLEALKVDYAPLDIACSEDNRMWMRENVPVEKKPTNGIPLPPQIFNEESYCGDYETFFDAKEDNAVYAFLGLPPPPGSKEAKEAYLLENGPVENGTIVNGTDDAEDEENLEAEEENIDDDTLKAPVKEEEAQEEVEDEEAKGEDDQPVSEEEEELRQLEEEEDE, from the exons ATCAAAAAGAAGCAACAGGATGTGCTTGGGTTCCTGGAGGCCCTGAAAGTGGACTACGCTCCATTGGACATTGCCTGCAGTGAGGACAACCGCATGTGGATGAGGGAAAATGTCCCTGTGGAGAAAAAGCCCACCAACGGGATCCCTCTACCCCCTCAGATCTTCAACGAAGAGAGCTACTGTGGG GACTACGAGACATTCTTTGACGCCAAAGAAGACAATGCGGTATATGCCTTCCTGGGTCTGCCACCTCCTCCAGGTTCCAAG GAAGCGAAAGAGGCATATCTCCTTGAAAATGGGCCTGTTGAGAATGGAACCATTGTAAATGGAACTGATGATGCTGAGGATGAAGAGAACCTTGAAGCGGAGGAGGAGAACATTGATGATGACACACTA AAGGCCCCCGTGAAGGAGGAAGAAGCCCAG GaggaagtagaggatgaagaggcTAAG GGAGAAGATGATCAGCCGGTTTCTGAG GAGGAAGAAGAGCTGCGACAGCTTGAG gaagaagaggatgagtag
- the LOC110504001 gene encoding SH3 domain-binding glutamic acid-rich protein isoform X16 has protein sequence MVIKVFLASSSGSTAIKKKQQDVLGFLEALKVDYAPLDIACSEDNRMWMRENVPVEKKPTNGIPLPPQIFNEESYCGDYETFFDAKEDNAVYAFLGLPPPPGSKEAKEAYLLENGPVENGTIVNGTDDAEDEENLEAEEENIDDDTLKREVPMEECNGDEHTEEVEAEVGGETGEEASEEAAEEKAAEEKEAVEDTEESLENTKAPVKEEEAQEEVEDEEAKEEEELRQLEEEEAPEEEEDE, from the exons ATCAAAAAGAAGCAACAGGATGTGCTTGGGTTCCTGGAGGCCCTGAAAGTGGACTACGCTCCATTGGACATTGCCTGCAGTGAGGACAACCGCATGTGGATGAGGGAAAATGTCCCTGTGGAGAAAAAGCCCACCAACGGGATCCCTCTACCCCCTCAGATCTTCAACGAAGAGAGCTACTGTGGG GACTACGAGACATTCTTTGACGCCAAAGAAGACAATGCGGTATATGCCTTCCTGGGTCTGCCACCTCCTCCAGGTTCCAAG GAAGCGAAAGAGGCATATCTCCTTGAAAATGGGCCTGTTGAGAATGGAACCATTGTAAATGGAACTGATGATGCTGAGGATGAAGAGAACCTTGAAGCGGAGGAGGAGAACATTGATGATGACACACTA AAAAGAGAGGTTCCGATGGAGGAGTGCAATGGAGATGAACACACAGAGGAGGTGGAAGCAGAGGTgggaggagaaacaggagaggaagCATCAGAAGAGGCCGCAGAAGAGAAGGCGGCAGAGGAGAAGGAGGCAGTCGAAGACACAGAGGAATCCTTAGAGAACACT AAGGCCCCCGTGAAGGAGGAAGAAGCCCAG GaggaagtagaggatgaagaggcTAAG GAGGAAGAAGAGCTGCGACAGCTTGAG GAAGAAGAGGCCCCAGAG gaagaagaggatgagtag
- the LOC110504001 gene encoding SH3 domain-binding glutamic acid-rich-like protein isoform X35 — MVIKVFLASSSGSTAIKKKQQDVLGFLEALKVDYAPLDIACSEDNRMWMRENVPVEKKPTNGIPLPPQIFNEESYCGDYETFFDAKEDNAVYAFLGLPPPPGSKKAPVKEEEAQEEVEDEEAKGEDDQPVSEEEEELRQLEEEEAPEQEEEDE; from the exons ATCAAAAAGAAGCAACAGGATGTGCTTGGGTTCCTGGAGGCCCTGAAAGTGGACTACGCTCCATTGGACATTGCCTGCAGTGAGGACAACCGCATGTGGATGAGGGAAAATGTCCCTGTGGAGAAAAAGCCCACCAACGGGATCCCTCTACCCCCTCAGATCTTCAACGAAGAGAGCTACTGTGGG GACTACGAGACATTCTTTGACGCCAAAGAAGACAATGCGGTATATGCCTTCCTGGGTCTGCCACCTCCTCCAGGTTCCAAG AAGGCCCCCGTGAAGGAGGAAGAAGCCCAG GaggaagtagaggatgaagaggcTAAG GGAGAAGATGATCAGCCGGTTTCTGAG GAGGAAGAAGAGCTGCGACAGCTTGAG GAAGAAGAGGCCCCAGAG caggaagaagaggatgagtag
- the LOC110504001 gene encoding SH3 domain-binding glutamic acid-rich-like protein isoform X36, with the protein MVIKVFLASSSGSTAIKKKQQDVLGFLEALKVDYAPLDIACSEDNRMWMRENVPVEKKPTNGIPLPPQIFNEESYCGDYETFFDAKEDNAVYAFLGLPPPPGSKKAPVKEEEAQEEVEDEEAKGEDDQPVSEEEEEEEVTEEAEQEEEDE; encoded by the exons ATCAAAAAGAAGCAACAGGATGTGCTTGGGTTCCTGGAGGCCCTGAAAGTGGACTACGCTCCATTGGACATTGCCTGCAGTGAGGACAACCGCATGTGGATGAGGGAAAATGTCCCTGTGGAGAAAAAGCCCACCAACGGGATCCCTCTACCCCCTCAGATCTTCAACGAAGAGAGCTACTGTGGG GACTACGAGACATTCTTTGACGCCAAAGAAGACAATGCGGTATATGCCTTCCTGGGTCTGCCACCTCCTCCAGGTTCCAAG AAGGCCCCCGTGAAGGAGGAAGAAGCCCAG GaggaagtagaggatgaagaggcTAAG GGAGAAGATGATCAGCCGGTTTCTGAG gaggaagaagaagaagaagtgacagaGGAAGCAGAG caggaagaagaggatgagtag
- the LOC110504001 gene encoding SH3 domain-binding glutamic acid-rich-like protein isoform X34 — protein MVIKVFLASSSGSTAIKKKQQDVLGFLEALKVDYAPLDIACSEDNRMWMRENVPVEKKPTNGIPLPPQIFNEESYCGDYETFFDAKEDNAVYAFLGLPPPPGSKKAPVKEEEAQEEVEDEEAKGEDDQPVSEEEEAPEEEEEEEVTEEAEQEEEDE, from the exons ATCAAAAAGAAGCAACAGGATGTGCTTGGGTTCCTGGAGGCCCTGAAAGTGGACTACGCTCCATTGGACATTGCCTGCAGTGAGGACAACCGCATGTGGATGAGGGAAAATGTCCCTGTGGAGAAAAAGCCCACCAACGGGATCCCTCTACCCCCTCAGATCTTCAACGAAGAGAGCTACTGTGGG GACTACGAGACATTCTTTGACGCCAAAGAAGACAATGCGGTATATGCCTTCCTGGGTCTGCCACCTCCTCCAGGTTCCAAG AAGGCCCCCGTGAAGGAGGAAGAAGCCCAG GaggaagtagaggatgaagaggcTAAG GGAGAAGATGATCAGCCGGTTTCTGAG GAAGAAGAGGCCCCAGAG gaggaagaagaagaagaagtgacagaGGAAGCAGAG caggaagaagaggatgagtag
- the LOC110504001 gene encoding SH3 domain-binding glutamic acid-rich-like protein isoform X38, with product MVIKVFLASSSGSTAIKKKQQDVLGFLEALKVDYAPLDIACSEDNRMWMRENVPVEKKPTNGIPLPPQIFNEESYCGDYETFFDAKEDNAVYAFLGLPPPPGSKKAPVKEEEAQEEVEDEEAKGEDDQPVSEEEEELRQLEQEEEDE from the exons ATCAAAAAGAAGCAACAGGATGTGCTTGGGTTCCTGGAGGCCCTGAAAGTGGACTACGCTCCATTGGACATTGCCTGCAGTGAGGACAACCGCATGTGGATGAGGGAAAATGTCCCTGTGGAGAAAAAGCCCACCAACGGGATCCCTCTACCCCCTCAGATCTTCAACGAAGAGAGCTACTGTGGG GACTACGAGACATTCTTTGACGCCAAAGAAGACAATGCGGTATATGCCTTCCTGGGTCTGCCACCTCCTCCAGGTTCCAAG AAGGCCCCCGTGAAGGAGGAAGAAGCCCAG GaggaagtagaggatgaagaggcTAAG GGAGAAGATGATCAGCCGGTTTCTGAG GAGGAAGAAGAGCTGCGACAGCTTGAG caggaagaagaggatgagtag
- the LOC110504001 gene encoding SH3 domain-binding glutamic acid-rich-like protein isoform X22, translated as MVIKVFLASSSGSTAIKKKQQDVLGFLEALKVDYAPLDIACSEDNRMWMRENVPVEKKPTNGIPLPPQIFNEESYCGDYETFFDAKEDNAVYAFLGLPPPPGSKEAKEAYLLENGPVENGTIVNGTDDAEDEENLEAEEENIDDDTLKAPVKEEEAQEEVEDEEAKGEDDQPVSEEEEELRQLEQEEEDE; from the exons ATCAAAAAGAAGCAACAGGATGTGCTTGGGTTCCTGGAGGCCCTGAAAGTGGACTACGCTCCATTGGACATTGCCTGCAGTGAGGACAACCGCATGTGGATGAGGGAAAATGTCCCTGTGGAGAAAAAGCCCACCAACGGGATCCCTCTACCCCCTCAGATCTTCAACGAAGAGAGCTACTGTGGG GACTACGAGACATTCTTTGACGCCAAAGAAGACAATGCGGTATATGCCTTCCTGGGTCTGCCACCTCCTCCAGGTTCCAAG GAAGCGAAAGAGGCATATCTCCTTGAAAATGGGCCTGTTGAGAATGGAACCATTGTAAATGGAACTGATGATGCTGAGGATGAAGAGAACCTTGAAGCGGAGGAGGAGAACATTGATGATGACACACTA AAGGCCCCCGTGAAGGAGGAAGAAGCCCAG GaggaagtagaggatgaagaggcTAAG GGAGAAGATGATCAGCCGGTTTCTGAG GAGGAAGAAGAGCTGCGACAGCTTGAG caggaagaagaggatgagtag
- the LOC110504001 gene encoding SH3 domain-binding glutamic acid-rich-like protein isoform X28 has product MVIKVFLASSSGSTAIKKKQQDVLGFLEALKVDYAPLDIACSEDNRMWMRENVPVEKKPTNGIPLPPQIFNEESYCGDYETFFDAKEDNAVYAFLGLPPPPGSKEAKEAYLLENGPVENGTIVNGTDDAEDEENLEAEEENIDDDTLKAPVKEEEAQEEVEDEEAKQEEEDE; this is encoded by the exons ATCAAAAAGAAGCAACAGGATGTGCTTGGGTTCCTGGAGGCCCTGAAAGTGGACTACGCTCCATTGGACATTGCCTGCAGTGAGGACAACCGCATGTGGATGAGGGAAAATGTCCCTGTGGAGAAAAAGCCCACCAACGGGATCCCTCTACCCCCTCAGATCTTCAACGAAGAGAGCTACTGTGGG GACTACGAGACATTCTTTGACGCCAAAGAAGACAATGCGGTATATGCCTTCCTGGGTCTGCCACCTCCTCCAGGTTCCAAG GAAGCGAAAGAGGCATATCTCCTTGAAAATGGGCCTGTTGAGAATGGAACCATTGTAAATGGAACTGATGATGCTGAGGATGAAGAGAACCTTGAAGCGGAGGAGGAGAACATTGATGATGACACACTA AAGGCCCCCGTGAAGGAGGAAGAAGCCCAG GaggaagtagaggatgaagaggcTAAG caggaagaagaggatgagtag
- the LOC110504001 gene encoding SH3 domain-binding glutamic acid-rich-like protein isoform X18: protein MVIKVFLASSSGSTAIKKKQQDVLGFLEALKVDYAPLDIACSEDNRMWMRENVPVEKKPTNGIPLPPQIFNEESYCGDYETFFDAKEDNAVYAFLGLPPPPGSKEAKEAYLLENGPVENGTIVNGTDDAEDEENLEAEEENIDDDTLKAPVKEEEAQEEVEDEEAKGEDDQPVSEEEEELRQLEEEEAPEEEEEEEVTEEAEEEEDE from the exons ATCAAAAAGAAGCAACAGGATGTGCTTGGGTTCCTGGAGGCCCTGAAAGTGGACTACGCTCCATTGGACATTGCCTGCAGTGAGGACAACCGCATGTGGATGAGGGAAAATGTCCCTGTGGAGAAAAAGCCCACCAACGGGATCCCTCTACCCCCTCAGATCTTCAACGAAGAGAGCTACTGTGGG GACTACGAGACATTCTTTGACGCCAAAGAAGACAATGCGGTATATGCCTTCCTGGGTCTGCCACCTCCTCCAGGTTCCAAG GAAGCGAAAGAGGCATATCTCCTTGAAAATGGGCCTGTTGAGAATGGAACCATTGTAAATGGAACTGATGATGCTGAGGATGAAGAGAACCTTGAAGCGGAGGAGGAGAACATTGATGATGACACACTA AAGGCCCCCGTGAAGGAGGAAGAAGCCCAG GaggaagtagaggatgaagaggcTAAG GGAGAAGATGATCAGCCGGTTTCTGAG GAGGAAGAAGAGCTGCGACAGCTTGAG GAAGAAGAGGCCCCAGAG gaggaagaagaagaagaagtgacagaGGAAGCAGAG gaagaagaggatgagtag
- the LOC110504001 gene encoding SH3 domain-binding glutamic acid-rich protein isoform X12 produces the protein MVIKVFLASSSGSTAIKKKQQDVLGFLEALKVDYAPLDIACSEDNRMWMRENVPVEKKPTNGIPLPPQIFNEESYCGDYETFFDAKEDNAVYAFLGLPPPPGSKEAKEAYLLENGPVENGTIVNGTDDAEDEENLEAEEENIDDDTLKREVPMEECNGDEHTEEVEAEVGGETGEEASEEAAEEKAAEEKEAVEDTEESLENTKAPVKEEEAQEEVEDEEAKGEDDQPVSEEEEELRQLEEEEDE, from the exons ATCAAAAAGAAGCAACAGGATGTGCTTGGGTTCCTGGAGGCCCTGAAAGTGGACTACGCTCCATTGGACATTGCCTGCAGTGAGGACAACCGCATGTGGATGAGGGAAAATGTCCCTGTGGAGAAAAAGCCCACCAACGGGATCCCTCTACCCCCTCAGATCTTCAACGAAGAGAGCTACTGTGGG GACTACGAGACATTCTTTGACGCCAAAGAAGACAATGCGGTATATGCCTTCCTGGGTCTGCCACCTCCTCCAGGTTCCAAG GAAGCGAAAGAGGCATATCTCCTTGAAAATGGGCCTGTTGAGAATGGAACCATTGTAAATGGAACTGATGATGCTGAGGATGAAGAGAACCTTGAAGCGGAGGAGGAGAACATTGATGATGACACACTA AAAAGAGAGGTTCCGATGGAGGAGTGCAATGGAGATGAACACACAGAGGAGGTGGAAGCAGAGGTgggaggagaaacaggagaggaagCATCAGAAGAGGCCGCAGAAGAGAAGGCGGCAGAGGAGAAGGAGGCAGTCGAAGACACAGAGGAATCCTTAGAGAACACT AAGGCCCCCGTGAAGGAGGAAGAAGCCCAG GaggaagtagaggatgaagaggcTAAG GGAGAAGATGATCAGCCGGTTTCTGAG GAGGAAGAAGAGCTGCGACAGCTTGAG gaagaagaggatgagtag
- the LOC110504001 gene encoding SH3 domain-binding glutamic acid-rich protein isoform X11 has translation MVIKVFLASSSGSTAIKKKQQDVLGFLEALKVDYAPLDIACSEDNRMWMRENVPVEKKPTNGIPLPPQIFNEESYCGDYETFFDAKEDNAVYAFLGLPPPPGSKEAKEAYLLENGPVENGTIVNGTDDAEDEENLEAEEENIDDDTLKREVPMEECNGDEHTEEVEAEVGGETGEEASEEAAEEKAAEEKEAVEDTEESLENTAPVKEEEAQEEVEDEEAKGEDDQPVSEEEEELRQLEQEEEDE, from the exons ATCAAAAAGAAGCAACAGGATGTGCTTGGGTTCCTGGAGGCCCTGAAAGTGGACTACGCTCCATTGGACATTGCCTGCAGTGAGGACAACCGCATGTGGATGAGGGAAAATGTCCCTGTGGAGAAAAAGCCCACCAACGGGATCCCTCTACCCCCTCAGATCTTCAACGAAGAGAGCTACTGTGGG GACTACGAGACATTCTTTGACGCCAAAGAAGACAATGCGGTATATGCCTTCCTGGGTCTGCCACCTCCTCCAGGTTCCAAG GAAGCGAAAGAGGCATATCTCCTTGAAAATGGGCCTGTTGAGAATGGAACCATTGTAAATGGAACTGATGATGCTGAGGATGAAGAGAACCTTGAAGCGGAGGAGGAGAACATTGATGATGACACACTA AAAAGAGAGGTTCCGATGGAGGAGTGCAATGGAGATGAACACACAGAGGAGGTGGAAGCAGAGGTgggaggagaaacaggagaggaagCATCAGAAGAGGCCGCAGAAGAGAAGGCGGCAGAGGAGAAGGAGGCAGTCGAAGACACAGAGGAATCCTTAGAGAACACT GCCCCCGTGAAGGAGGAAGAAGCCCAG GaggaagtagaggatgaagaggcTAAG GGAGAAGATGATCAGCCGGTTTCTGAG GAGGAAGAAGAGCTGCGACAGCTTGAG caggaagaagaggatgagtag